In one Nicotiana tomentosiformis chromosome 6, ASM39032v3, whole genome shotgun sequence genomic region, the following are encoded:
- the LOC104110445 gene encoding probable indole-3-pyruvate monooxygenase YUCCA9, translated as MFTISEQDFFSRRCVWVNGPVIVGAGPSGLAVGACLREQGVPFVILERADCIASLWQKRTYDRLKLHLPKKFCQLPKFPFPNHYPEYPTKRQFIDYLESYAQHFDIKPQFNETVESAKYDEACKVWRIKTVSPLGSEVEYICQWLVVATGENAERVVPDIEGLKDFGGEVIHACDYKSGEKYQGKKVVVVGCGNSGMEVSLDLSNHNAQPSMVCRSTVHVLPREIFGKSTFELAMFMMSWLPLWLVDKILLILAWFILGNIENYGLKRPSIGPLTLKNTQGKTPVLDIGALEKIRSGKIKVIPGIKRFSCGTVELVNGEKLEVDSVVLATGYCSNVPFWLQESEFFSKNGFPKAQNNWKGKSGLYAVGFTRKGLAGASADATKIAQDIGKVYKDDLKQKKQKVSTHRRCISTF; from the exons ATGTTTACCATCTCAGAACAAGATTTCTTTTCGCGAAGATGTGTTTGGGTAAATGGACCTGTTATTGTAGGTGCAGGTCCATCGGGATTAGCTGTAGGAGCTTGTTTAAGAGAACAAGGAGTTCCTTTTGTAATTTTAGAAAGAGCTGATTGTATTGCATCTTTATGGCAAAAAAGAACTTATGATCGTTTAAAACTTCACCTTCCAAAAAAATTCTGTCAACTTCCCAAATTCCCATTTCCAAATCACTACCCTGAGTACCCAACAAAGAGACAATTCATTGACTATCTTGAATCTTATGCACAACACTTTGACATTAAACCACAGTTTAATGAGACTGTTGAATCAGCTAAATATGATGAAGCTTGTAAAGTTTGGAGGATTAAGACTGTTTCTCCTCTTGGCTCTGAAGTTGAGTATATTTGTCAATGGCTTGTTGTGGCTACTGGTGAAAATGCTGAGAGAGTTGTGCCTGATATTGAAGGATTGAAAGATTTTGGAGGTGAAGTAATTCATGCTTGTGATTATAAATCAGGAGAGAAATATCAAGGGAAaaaagttgttgttgttggatgtGGCAATTCTGGCATGGAAGTTTCTCTTGATCTTTCTAATCATAATGCTCAACCATCTATGGTCTGTCGTAGCACG GTTCATGTTTTGCCTAGAGAAATCTTTGGAAAATCAACATTTGAGTTGGCTATGTTTATGATGAGTTGGTTGCCACTTTGGCTAGTTGATAAAATTCTACTTATTCTTGCATGGTTTATATTGGGAAACATTGAGAATTATGGACTTAAAAGGCCATCAATTGGTCCACTTACACTCAAGAATACACAAGGAAAAACACCTGTTTTGGACATTGGTGCCTTGGAAAAAATTAGATCTGGAAAAATTAAGGTTATCCCAGGAATCAAGAGGTTTTCATGTGGCACTGTTGAACTTGTCAATGgtgaaaaattagaagttgattCTGTTGTTTTGGCTACTGGTTATTGCAGCAATGTCCCTTTTTGGCTACAG GAAAGTGAATTTTTTTCCAAGAATGGATTCCCAAAGGCACAAAATAACTGGAAAGGAAAATCTGGGCTATATGCAGTTGGATTTACAAGGAAAGGGCTAGCTGGTGCTTCTGCTGATGCTACAAAAATAGCACAAGATATTGGCAAAGTTTACAAAGATGACCTTAAACAAAAGAAGCAAAAAGTTTCTACACACAGAAGATGCATCTCAACTTTTTAA